A region from the Brachyspira hampsonii genome encodes:
- a CDS encoding AraC family transcriptional regulator has translation MMSLIDNIKFSFLYIDLYSMGKNWEFPQSIIPYNILRYIVKGEALFYINDETVKVKENQIVYIPKGCNMSCKSISDTFDFFSVRFTTLVSSEVYDILGKIYGIPRILDNNGEDVYFREMYKWLHEKTIAKKCFIQGNLNLLIGSLSIRAENNKLEHPLSLENAKKNMMGKPPMEYLKEIRLTTAARFLLMENKSISDIAYDVGYKDPNYFIREFKSAFGVTPNKYRKVNRDG, from the coding sequence ATGATGTCATTAATAGATAACATAAAATTTTCATTTTTATACATAGATCTATACTCTATGGGCAAAAATTGGGAGTTTCCGCAATCAATAATACCATATAATATTTTGAGATATATAGTAAAAGGAGAAGCTTTATTTTATATTAATGACGAAACAGTAAAAGTTAAAGAAAATCAAATAGTATATATACCTAAGGGCTGTAATATGTCTTGTAAATCTATTTCTGATACTTTTGATTTTTTCAGTGTTAGATTCACTACTCTAGTTTCATCTGAAGTTTATGATATTCTTGGAAAAATTTATGGAATTCCTAGGATTTTGGATAATAACGGAGAAGATGTTTATTTCAGAGAAATGTATAAATGGCTGCATGAAAAAACTATTGCTAAAAAATGCTTTATACAAGGAAATTTGAATCTTTTAATAGGTTCTTTATCTATTAGAGCTGAAAATAATAAATTAGAACATCCATTAAGTTTAGAAAATGCTAAAAAAAATATGATGGGTAAGCCTCCTATGGAATATTTAAAAGAAATAAGATTAACAACAGCAGCAAGATTTCTATTAATGGAAAATAAAAGCATCAGCGATATAGCTTATGATGTAGGATATAAAGATCCGAATTATTTTATAAGAGAATTTAAATCTGCTTTTGGAGTTACCCCAAATAAATACCGTAAAGTTAATAGAGATGGATAA
- the rpmB gene encoding 50S ribosomal protein L28, with the protein MARVCEICGKGKQNGHSVSHSNIKTKRSFNANLQNVKIEVNGSVKKALVCTKCIKGNKISKAK; encoded by the coding sequence ATGGCAAGAGTATGTGAAATATGCGGAAAAGGCAAGCAAAATGGTCATAGTGTAAGCCATTCTAATATAAAAACTAAACGCTCTTTTAATGCTAACTTACAAAATGTTAAAATAGAAGTAAATGGTTCAGTAAAAAAAGCATTAGTTTGTACTAAATGTATTAAAGGCAATAAAATTTCTAAAGCTAAATAA
- a CDS encoding ABC transporter substrate-binding protein: MSIKNKLYILFIALSLLIISLTGCGKKTSSSASSSGELEGEITFWHSFTQGQRLDVIQKVADQFMKDNPKVKITIETFSWADFYTKWTTGLASGNVPDMSTALPMQVVEMMDAGAIIPIDDLIDDIGRDKFSKLSLLEGEKDGKCYSIPLYSHAQVMWYRKDLLKNAGLEVPKTWEEFAKAAKALTKDGIYGCSFPCGSGDFMATRFLNYYVRSAGDRLLTDDLKANLTSKAAIDGIKFWVDIYQNCSPKDSVNYITLDQANLYYQGKTAFDFNSGFQISGVEINSPHLIDQIDCAPLPKINANDPDYGAETAHIPMVIWANSKHPEICKEFIKKLYETDTYIEFLQATPVGMLPSISGISDNPKYQENEIVKKFANAEQVIRKTMDMGTSIGFEKGPNIQGSLLTSQSVIEDMFQEILVDGKDINQAAKDAEDRLNELFSSVQ, encoded by the coding sequence ATGAGTATAAAAAACAAATTGTATATTTTATTTATTGCATTATCATTATTAATAATTAGTTTAACAGGATGCGGCAAGAAAACATCTTCTTCAGCATCTTCCAGCGGAGAACTTGAAGGCGAAATAACTTTCTGGCATTCATTTACTCAAGGTCAAAGATTGGATGTTATACAAAAAGTTGCAGATCAATTTATGAAAGATAATCCAAAAGTAAAAATCACAATAGAAACATTCTCTTGGGCAGATTTTTATACAAAATGGACAACAGGATTAGCTTCAGGTAATGTTCCGGATATGAGTACAGCTTTACCAATGCAGGTTGTAGAAATGATGGATGCCGGTGCAATAATACCTATTGATGATTTGATTGATGATATAGGAAGAGATAAATTTTCTAAATTATCTTTATTGGAAGGAGAAAAAGACGGAAAATGCTATTCAATACCATTATACTCCCATGCTCAAGTTATGTGGTATAGAAAAGATTTATTAAAAAATGCCGGATTAGAAGTACCTAAAACTTGGGAAGAATTTGCCAAAGCTGCAAAAGCTCTTACAAAAGACGGAATATACGGCTGTTCTTTCCCTTGCGGATCAGGTGATTTTATGGCAACAAGATTTTTGAATTATTATGTAAGAAGTGCAGGAGACCGTTTATTAACTGATGATCTAAAAGCAAATCTAACAAGTAAAGCTGCAATTGACGGAATAAAATTTTGGGTTGATATATATCAAAATTGCTCTCCTAAAGATTCTGTTAACTATATAACATTAGATCAAGCAAATTTATATTATCAGGGAAAAACAGCATTTGATTTCAATTCAGGCTTCCAAATAAGCGGAGTAGAAATAAATTCTCCTCATCTAATTGACCAAATAGACTGTGCCCCTCTTCCTAAAATAAATGCCAATGATCCAGATTATGGTGCTGAAACTGCTCATATACCAATGGTTATTTGGGCAAATTCTAAACATCCTGAAATATGTAAAGAGTTTATCAAAAAATTATATGAAACTGATACATATATAGAATTTTTACAAGCAACTCCTGTAGGCATGCTTCCTTCTATATCCGGAATATCAGATAATCCAAAATATCAGGAAAATGAAATAGTAAAAAAATTCGCCAATGCTGAACAAGTTATAAGAAAAACAATGGATATGGGTACATCTATAGGTTTTGAAAAAGGTCCTAATATTCAAGGAAGTTTATTAACTTCTCAGAGTGTTATTGAAGATATGTTCCAAGAAATTCTTGTTGATGGTAAAGATATAAATCAAGCTGCTAAAGATGCTGAAGATAGATTAAATGAATTATTCAGCAGCGTACAATAA
- the ispH gene encoding 4-hydroxy-3-methylbut-2-enyl diphosphate reductase, protein MNVDIGKFAGFCDGVKYAVENTFSQASKKNNEIYIDGHLIHNPQTLDMLENAGVKTYEDDEDMSVLDGKTVIVRAHGISPKRREALSSHAKKIVNLTCKYVAKIQGLVKKYSSLGYRVIVIGNPSHPEIIGVCGYADDVYVVYKDEDLNKLPNDSKKALIVAQTTLQKDVFDKYVTQIQNKYKDTEIIIKNTICAATEQRQNEVLEIAKRNDVVLVIGGSESSNTRNLYNIAAAIKPAFYVEYKEDLDKIDLSNYKNIGIMAGASTPDWLIEDIAQTIKDKYAGNFVRFMSRIFDFLNYGYIFFSVGAFLMSYAIYDILSQPFQYQIGIIISLYYLYMSLENGYSNYTIKISDKRRYLFYQEYKIFFRFLILMSAILMFYFAYKINVGILMLSILSSLLGMGYNISFENKSRFESSFFFRLFKKLIPFKAVVISVAVTVLLNGSIFIMHRNILKEKLFLYLFSTLTVFLFMFIRQALIEIKFSQSDKIAGAVTLTTYIDSNKLAFITGIIPIVLALFMLVGIIIGKFPLEINKLKYCIPIIYSSIISFVVMKKKIITSRHLFSILIDSPLYILFLAALINI, encoded by the coding sequence ATGAATGTAGATATAGGTAAATTTGCTGGTTTCTGTGACGGTGTGAAGTATGCTGTAGAAAATACTTTCTCTCAGGCTTCTAAAAAAAATAATGAAATATATATAGATGGACATTTAATACATAATCCTCAAACTCTTGATATGTTAGAAAACGCAGGCGTAAAAACTTATGAAGATGATGAGGATATGTCTGTTTTAGATGGAAAAACTGTTATTGTAAGGGCACATGGTATATCTCCTAAGAGAAGAGAGGCTCTTTCAAGTCATGCCAAAAAAATAGTAAATCTTACCTGTAAATATGTTGCTAAAATTCAAGGTCTTGTAAAAAAATATAGTTCTCTAGGATACAGAGTTATAGTAATAGGTAATCCTTCTCACCCTGAAATTATAGGCGTATGCGGATATGCTGATGATGTTTATGTTGTTTACAAAGATGAGGATTTAAATAAACTTCCTAATGATTCTAAAAAAGCTTTAATAGTTGCTCAAACTACTTTACAGAAAGATGTTTTTGATAAATATGTAACTCAAATACAAAATAAGTATAAAGATACTGAAATAATTATTAAAAATACTATATGTGCCGCTACTGAACAAAGACAAAATGAGGTATTAGAAATAGCAAAAAGAAATGATGTTGTACTTGTAATAGGCGGTTCTGAAAGTTCAAATACTAGAAATTTATATAATATAGCAGCAGCTATTAAGCCGGCATTTTATGTGGAATATAAAGAAGATTTGGATAAAATTGATTTATCAAACTATAAAAATATAGGTATAATGGCAGGAGCATCTACTCCTGATTGGCTTATAGAGGATATAGCACAAACTATAAAGGATAAATATGCCGGTAATTTTGTTAGGTTTATGTCAAGGATATTTGATTTTCTAAATTACGGCTATATATTCTTTTCTGTAGGTGCTTTTTTAATGTCTTATGCTATATATGATATATTATCGCAGCCTTTTCAATATCAAATAGGTATTATAATATCTTTGTACTATTTATATATGAGTTTAGAAAATGGGTATAGTAATTATACTATAAAGATAAGCGATAAAAGAAGGTATTTATTTTATCAGGAGTATAAAATATTTTTTAGATTTTTGATATTAATGAGTGCTATTCTTATGTTTTATTTTGCCTATAAAATTAATGTAGGAATATTGATGCTATCAATTCTTTCAAGTTTACTTGGAATGGGGTATAATATTAGTTTTGAAAATAAATCAAGATTTGAAAGTTCTTTTTTCTTCAGATTATTTAAAAAACTCATACCATTTAAAGCCGTAGTAATATCTGTTGCAGTTACTGTATTATTAAACGGTTCAATATTTATTATGCATAGAAATATACTGAAAGAGAAATTATTTTTATATTTATTTTCTACATTGACAGTATTTTTATTTATGTTTATAAGACAGGCTTTAATTGAAATAAAATTTTCTCAAAGTGATAAAATTGCAGGTGCTGTAACTTTGACTACATATATAGATTCTAATAAATTGGCATTTATAACAGGGATAATACCTATTGTTTTAGCTTTGTTTATGCTGGTAGGTATTATAATAGGCAAATTTCCATTAGAGATTAATAAATTGAAATATTGTATTCCAATTATATACAGTAGTATAATTTCATTTGTTGTGATGAAAAAGAAGATAATAACAAGCAGACATTTATTTTCTATATTGATAGATTCACCGCTTTATATATTATTTCTAGCGGCATTAATTAATATTTAA
- a CDS encoding dihydrodipicolinate synthase family protein, translating into MRNLDKYKGIIPAFYACYDEKGAISPERVKKFTQHLIDKGVNGLYVGGSSGECIYHSKEERKLVLENVMEVAKGKITIIAHVGCNNTADSAELAAHAEKLGVDAIASIPPIYFHLPDYSIAEYWNDISAAAPNTDFIIYNIPQLAGVALNVNLYKKMRENPRVIGVKNSSMPVQDIQMFKDVGGDDSIIFNGPDEQFVAGRLIGADAGIGGTYAVMPELFLAANDAVNKCQFEKARDIQYKIDRIIYAMCECHGNLYAVMKAILKLKGLELGGVRKPLSNIIDEDKKKIENCAKMIDDAINSIK; encoded by the coding sequence ATGAGAAACTTAGATAAGTACAAAGGAATTATTCCTGCTTTTTACGCTTGTTATGATGAGAAAGGTGCTATAAGCCCAGAAAGAGTTAAAAAGTTTACACAGCATTTGATAGACAAAGGTGTAAACGGCTTATATGTAGGCGGATCTTCAGGCGAATGTATTTACCACAGTAAAGAGGAAAGAAAATTAGTATTAGAAAATGTTATGGAAGTGGCTAAAGGAAAAATCACTATCATAGCACATGTAGGCTGCAATAATACTGCAGATAGTGCTGAATTAGCAGCTCATGCTGAAAAATTGGGAGTAGATGCTATAGCTTCTATACCTCCGATATATTTCCACCTTCCTGACTATTCTATAGCAGAATATTGGAATGATATAAGTGCTGCTGCACCTAATACTGATTTTATTATATATAATATACCTCAGCTTGCAGGTGTTGCTTTAAATGTTAATCTTTACAAAAAAATGAGAGAAAATCCAAGAGTTATAGGTGTAAAAAACTCATCTATGCCTGTACAAGATATTCAAATGTTTAAAGATGTAGGAGGTGATGACAGCATCATATTTAACGGACCAGATGAACAGTTTGTAGCCGGAAGATTAATAGGGGCTGATGCAGGAATAGGCGGTACTTATGCTGTAATGCCTGAATTATTCTTAGCTGCTAATGATGCTGTTAATAAATGTCAGTTTGAAAAAGCAAGAGATATACAGTATAAAATAGACAGAATCATATATGCTATGTGCGAATGTCATGGTAATTTGTATGCAGTAATGAAAGCTATTCTTAAATTAAAAGGTTTGGAATTAGGCGGAGTAAGAAAACCATTAAGCAATATAATAGATGAAGATAAAAAGAAAATAGAAAATTGTGCCAAAATGATAGATGATGCTATAAACAGTATAAAATAA
- a CDS encoding carbohydrate ABC transporter permease, producing MKKWLNTIDYARWIFVLPAMIIVIALLIYPIFSSLYYSFTTKHLIRPVYDFIGMKNYIDVLMDPLFFKAFLTSILWTAFSLMGQIIIGFTAALCLNRVKHLQNVYRTLMIIPWAFPSIVIALSWKWILNGVSGFLPNLMVEVGLSNELPQFLSDSNMVFPTLIFINVWFGSAMIMVNILSALQTIPQDQYEAAQIDGAKKYQQFWYITFPHIKIVVGLLVVLRTIWIFNNFDIIYLLTGGGPANKTSTIPIYAYKMGWGTKLLGKSSAVTILLLLFLLIICFVYFMIIAKWEKENK from the coding sequence ATGAAAAAATGGCTGAATACTATCGATTATGCAAGATGGATATTTGTACTTCCTGCTATGATCATCGTAATAGCTTTATTAATATATCCTATTTTTTCAAGCCTTTATTATAGCTTTACAACAAAGCATTTAATAAGACCTGTATATGACTTTATAGGAATGAAAAATTATATAGATGTTTTAATGGATCCTTTATTTTTTAAGGCTTTTTTAACATCTATTTTATGGACAGCTTTTTCTTTAATGGGGCAGATAATAATAGGATTTACAGCTGCATTATGTTTAAATAGAGTTAAGCATCTTCAAAATGTGTATAGAACATTAATGATTATACCATGGGCTTTTCCTTCAATAGTTATAGCTCTTTCATGGAAATGGATATTAAATGGAGTATCAGGATTTTTACCTAATTTAATGGTTGAAGTAGGATTGAGTAATGAACTGCCTCAATTCTTAAGCGATAGCAATATGGTATTTCCAACTTTAATTTTCATAAATGTTTGGTTCGGATCGGCTATGATTATGGTAAATATATTATCAGCATTGCAAACTATACCTCAGGATCAATATGAAGCTGCACAAATAGACGGTGCTAAAAAATATCAGCAGTTTTGGTATATAACTTTTCCCCATATAAAAATAGTAGTAGGATTATTGGTAGTTCTTCGTACTATATGGATATTTAATAATTTTGATATTATATATCTTCTTACAGGAGGAGGTCCTGCCAATAAAACCAGCACAATTCCAATTTATGCTTATAAAATGGGTTGGGGTACAAAACTGCTTGGAAAATCATCTGCTGTTACTATTTTGCTTCTATTATTCCTGCTTATTATATGCTTTGTATATTTCATGATAATTGCTAAATGGGAAAAGGAGAATAAATAA
- a CDS encoding carbohydrate ABC transporter permease: MFKSKEIIGNILCHLYLIVLSIISVFPLLWILISSVKTNTELTSYPTNFIPKNFTLNNFIHVIKDLDFARNIGNSIIIALLTTIIAIIISSMAAYGIVRFFPKLGNIMSKILVTTYLFPPILLAIPYSLVMAKLGLTNTRIGLVIVYLSFSVPYAVWMLVGFFKTVPIGIEEAAKVDGANKLQVFIKIVLPLVAPGIVATAIYTFINAWNEFLYALILINSTDMMTVSVKFRSLQGAEILNWGDMMAASALVVIPSVIFFMIIQKKIAKGMADGAVK; encoded by the coding sequence ATGTTTAAATCAAAAGAGATTATAGGAAATATTCTATGCCATTTATATCTTATAGTATTATCTATAATATCTGTATTCCCTTTGCTATGGATATTAATATCTTCTGTAAAAACCAATACGGAACTTACTTCATATCCTACAAATTTTATTCCAAAGAATTTTACATTGAATAATTTTATTCATGTAATCAAAGACTTAGATTTTGCAAGAAACATAGGAAACAGTATTATCATTGCTTTATTAACAACAATAATAGCAATAATTATTTCAAGTATGGCAGCATACGGTATAGTAAGATTCTTTCCTAAACTAGGAAATATAATGTCTAAAATATTAGTTACAACATATTTATTTCCGCCTATACTTCTTGCAATCCCCTACTCTCTTGTAATGGCAAAATTAGGATTAACTAATACTAGAATTGGTCTAGTTATAGTATATCTGTCATTTAGCGTACCTTATGCGGTATGGATGTTAGTCGGATTTTTCAAGACTGTACCTATTGGCATTGAAGAAGCTGCAAAAGTTGATGGGGCTAATAAATTACAAGTATTTATAAAAATTGTATTGCCTTTGGTGGCACCGGGTATAGTAGCTACGGCTATTTATACTTTTATAAATGCTTGGAATGAATTTCTATATGCATTAATACTAATAAATAGCACAGATATGATGACTGTATCTGTAAAATTTAGATCACTTCAGGGGGCGGAAATATTAAATTGGGGTGATATGATGGCAGCATCTGCTTTAGTTGTTATACCTTCGGTTATTTTCTTTATGATTATACAAAAGAAAATAGCAAAAGGAATGGCAGACGGAGCAGTAAAATAA
- a CDS encoding DUF4912 domain-containing protein, translating to MATKKTEKASEKTTAKKTAAPKKAAVKKADGTSKKAAVKSAAAKKTTAKKVQSKKKSEKEIEKEIKEIKEEARKDKYIPDEVDIVRELPERYKETKLVLMMRDPEWCFFYWDISDEDINYHSLKGKRISVRIFHVFGYDITNGEIHKEIEVNYIYGDRYVNLAMPHAYFIGELGYYDENNRFIVLARSNMIYAPRDSMSNVYDEEWMVNEEIIKLLKSPKALRESLSSATIFELIDLRRNHLASSSSSLFMKKN from the coding sequence ATGGCCACTAAAAAAACAGAAAAAGCATCTGAAAAAACCACTGCTAAAAAGACAGCTGCTCCAAAAAAAGCTGCTGTAAAAAAAGCAGACGGTACTTCAAAAAAAGCTGCTGTAAAATCAGCTGCTGCAAAAAAAACTACTGCCAAAAAAGTACAATCAAAGAAAAAATCTGAAAAAGAAATAGAAAAAGAGATAAAAGAAATAAAAGAAGAAGCCAGAAAAGATAAATATATACCTGATGAAGTTGATATAGTAAGAGAACTGCCTGAAAGATATAAAGAAACAAAATTAGTACTTATGATGCGTGATCCTGAATGGTGTTTTTTCTATTGGGACATATCTGATGAAGATATAAATTATCATTCTTTAAAAGGAAAAAGAATATCTGTAAGAATATTCCATGTATTTGGTTATGATATTACTAATGGAGAAATTCATAAAGAAATAGAAGTTAATTACATTTATGGTGATAGATATGTCAATTTGGCTATGCCTCATGCCTATTTTATAGGTGAACTTGGATACTATGATGAAAATAACAGATTTATAGTATTAGCCAGAAGTAATATGATTTATGCTCCTAGAGATTCTATGAGCAATGTTTATGATGAAGAATGGATGGTTAATGAAGAGATCATCAAACTTTTAAAATCTCCTAAAGCTTTAAGAGAAAGTTTATCATCTGCTACAATATTTGAACTTATAGATTTAAGAAGAAATCATTTAGCATCTTCTTCATCTTCACTTTTTATGAAAAAAAATTAA
- a CDS encoding phasin family protein, with protein sequence MSLSDDIKSGFYSSIGMMLKGKEKLEEAAREFIKDKNVSAEEGEKFVKEMVNKANETKEDISQFIDERVKKAIDKMGYVKKEEYDAMRKELDELKQSIKKDEQ encoded by the coding sequence ATGTCATTATCAGATGATATCAAATCAGGATTTTATTCAAGCATTGGTATGATGCTTAAAGGAAAAGAAAAATTGGAAGAAGCAGCACGCGAGTTTATTAAAGATAAGAATGTCAGTGCTGAAGAAGGAGAAAAGTTTGTAAAAGAAATGGTTAATAAAGCCAATGAAACTAAAGAAGATATTTCACAATTTATAGATGAAAGAGTGAAAAAAGCTATTGACAAAATGGGATATGTAAAAAAAGAAGAATATGATGCTATGAGAAAAGAACTAGATGAATTAAAACAGTCTATTAAAAAAGATGAACAATAA
- a CDS encoding Gfo/Idh/MocA family protein, which yields METIGYAIVGTGYFGAELGRIMKAEEGAKISAILDPENAETISKELECDIETDLDTLFKREDVNAVIVATPNYLHKEPVIKAAKNKVNVFCEKPIALNYKDCDEMVNACNENGVIFMAGHVMNFFNGVRHAKKLINDGVIGEVLYCHSARNGWEEQQPSISWKKIRSKSGGHLYHHIHELDCIQFIMGGIPDTVTMTGGNVMHNGEGFGDEDDMLFINLEFPNNRYAVCEWGSAFHWPEHYVLIQGTKGAIKLDMCDCGGTLKIDGKDTHFLIHETQEEDDDRTRIYHSTEMDGAIMYGKPGKKPPMWLHSIMKKEMHYFNEIMHGKKPDEEFKPLLNGAAARAAIATADALTKSRFEDKKVKLKEIIGDKKI from the coding sequence ATGGAAACTATAGGTTATGCTATTGTAGGAACTGGTTATTTTGGAGCTGAACTTGGAAGAATTATGAAAGCAGAAGAAGGTGCTAAAATATCAGCTATACTTGATCCGGAAAATGCCGAAACTATATCTAAAGAATTAGAATGTGATATTGAAACAGATCTGGATACCCTTTTCAAAAGAGAAGATGTAAATGCTGTTATAGTTGCAACACCAAACTACTTGCATAAAGAACCTGTAATAAAAGCGGCCAAAAATAAAGTTAATGTTTTTTGCGAAAAGCCAATAGCATTAAATTATAAGGATTGTGATGAGATGGTGAATGCATGCAATGAAAATGGAGTAATATTTATGGCCGGACATGTTATGAATTTTTTTAATGGAGTTCGTCATGCCAAAAAACTTATTAATGATGGTGTAATAGGAGAAGTATTATATTGTCATTCTGCAAGAAATGGTTGGGAAGAACAGCAGCCTTCTATATCTTGGAAGAAAATTAGAAGTAAATCAGGAGGACATTTATATCATCATATTCATGAATTAGACTGCATACAATTTATAATGGGAGGAATACCTGATACTGTTACTATGACAGGAGGAAATGTTATGCATAATGGAGAAGGATTTGGAGATGAAGATGATATGCTTTTTATTAATTTAGAATTCCCTAATAATAGATATGCTGTTTGTGAATGGGGTTCTGCTTTTCATTGGCCTGAACATTATGTACTAATACAAGGAACTAAAGGTGCTATTAAATTAGATATGTGTGATTGCGGCGGAACTTTAAAAATAGATGGAAAAGATACGCATTTTCTTATACATGAAACTCAGGAAGAAGATGATGACAGAACTAGAATTTATCATAGCACAGAAATGGACGGGGCTATTATGTATGGAAAACCGGGTAAAAAACCTCCTATGTGGCTTCATAGCATTATGAAAAAAGAAATGCATTATTTTAATGAAATAATGCATGGAAAAAAACCTGATGAAGAGTTTAAACCTCTTCTTAATGGTGCGGCAGCAAGGGCAGCAATAGCAACTGCTGATGCCTTGACAAAATCAAGATTTGAGGATAAAAAAGTAAAATTAAAAGAAATTATAGGAGATAAAAAAATATGA
- a CDS encoding ABC1 kinase family protein, with product MNNIKSINRAREIISIIIAYGFRDIISITPILKIIKNPINKINIKYKGIDLRKYSKAERIRMACEELGTTFIKLGQILSNRNDILPKDITTELSKLQNHVKPFDENIAKSIIEEELGGKIEDIFESFELTPKASASISQVHTAVLKNGEKVAIKVKRPNIEENILTDIEIIVWLSNIIEKYNEEFALMQPQKLIAAFKSQLIQELDFNFEKNNTLKFARFFENNKNIKIAKIYNEYSTKNILTMEYIEGIKISDIAENDTRYDRKKLVSIGIDAVLEQIFMLGFFHADPHPGNLMALENNVLCFLDFGMIGFIPPNSKDAFSSLIMSISSADYLELSKSILDLCYHGEINNIDEFNMAIFILVSKYVDMPLDNINIEDVFNELIGIIREFRLTLPSNIMLLIKSLIVLEGVARNLDKDVKLIEHIKPFAFRYVKEQMKPNNLLKQIKKLLYDYSYIIKEFPSDLENLVSVIKKGSVKIQMEHKNLESLSSTLDGLADRLSYSIVLASLILASALIITSKMPPLFHGTSVIGMIGFALSAIMGFIMIISRFINKYVKKK from the coding sequence ATGAATAACATAAAATCTATAAACAGAGCTAGAGAAATTATATCAATAATAATAGCATACGGATTTAGAGATATTATATCTATAACTCCGATATTAAAAATAATAAAAAATCCAATAAATAAAATTAATATAAAATATAAAGGAATTGATTTAAGAAAATACAGCAAAGCCGAAAGAATCAGAATGGCTTGCGAAGAGTTAGGTACAACATTTATTAAATTAGGGCAAATACTTTCAAATAGAAATGATATACTTCCAAAAGATATTACAACTGAATTGAGCAAACTGCAAAATCATGTAAAACCTTTTGATGAAAATATTGCTAAAAGTATTATAGAAGAAGAACTTGGCGGAAAAATAGAAGATATTTTTGAATCATTTGAATTAACTCCTAAAGCAAGTGCTTCTATATCTCAGGTTCATACTGCTGTATTAAAAAACGGAGAAAAAGTAGCTATAAAAGTAAAAAGACCGAATATAGAGGAAAATATACTTACAGATATAGAAATCATAGTATGGCTTTCAAACATAATAGAAAAATATAATGAAGAATTTGCATTAATGCAGCCTCAAAAATTGATAGCAGCATTTAAATCTCAGCTTATACAGGAATTAGATTTTAACTTTGAAAAAAATAATACTTTAAAATTTGCCAGATTCTTTGAAAATAATAAAAATATAAAAATAGCAAAAATATACAATGAATACAGTACAAAAAATATATTAACTATGGAATATATAGAGGGAATAAAAATCTCGGATATTGCAGAAAATGATACTAGATATGACAGAAAAAAACTTGTTTCTATAGGTATAGATGCCGTATTGGAACAAATATTTATGTTAGGCTTTTTCCATGCAGATCCGCATCCGGGTAATTTAATGGCTTTAGAAAATAATGTATTATGTTTTTTAGATTTTGGTATGATAGGATTTATTCCGCCTAACTCTAAAGATGCTTTTTCTTCTTTGATTATGAGTATAAGCTCTGCTGATTATTTGGAATTATCTAAATCAATACTCGATTTATGCTATCATGGGGAAATAAACAATATAGATGAATTTAATATGGCGATATTTATATTGGTGAGTAAATATGTAGATATGCCTTTGGATAATATAAATATAGAAGATGTATTCAATGAACTTATAGGTATAATAAGAGAATTTCGTTTAACTTTGCCTAGCAATATTATGCTTTTAATAAAATCTTTGATAGTTCTTGAAGGAGTAGCTAGAAATTTAGATAAAGATGTCAAATTAATAGAACATATTAAGCCATTTGCATTTAGATATGTTAAAGAACAAATGAAGCCTAATAATTTATTAAAACAAATTAAAAAGCTGCTATATGATTATAGTTATATAATAAAAGAATTTCCTTCAGACTTAGAGAATTTAGTATCAGTTATAAAGAAAGGCAGTGTAAAAATTCAAATGGAGCATAAAAATCTGGAATCATTGTCATCCACTTTAGACGGATTAGCAGATAGATTAAGCTACTCTATAGTTTTAGCTTCTTTAATATTAGCAAGTGCTTTAATAATAACAAGTAAGATGCCTCCACTTTTTCATGGAACATCTGTTATAGGTATGATAGGATTTGCATTATCAGCTATAATGGGATTTATTATGATTATAAGCAGATTTATAAATAAATATGTGAAGAAGAAGTAA